CGGGCATTAGTACCGGTGATACGACTAGGTACGATTTTGCCAGTTTCAGAAACATAGGCTTTCAGCGTGTCCAGATCTTTATAATCGATCTGCTTTACACCTTCAGCGGTGAAACGACAAAACTTACGACGACGGAAAAAACGTGCCATTTTTAAATCTCCTCACTAGTTCGCTGAATTAAGCGTTTTCTGCTTCTGGGGCCGAAGGCTTCTCGGACTCTTCGGTTTTTTCAGCGCTGCTGTTGTCTTCGCTGTCACGGCTTGGGCGCTCTGTGCGCTCAGGACGATCGCTGCGGCT
The DNA window shown above is from Spongiibacter sp. IMCC21906 and carries:
- the rpsR gene encoding 30S ribosomal protein S18 — protein: MARFFRRRKFCRFTAEGVKQIDYKDLDTLKAYVSETGKIVPSRITGTNARYQRQLSTAIKRARFLALLPFTDSHQ